The following proteins are co-located in the Bacteroidota bacterium genome:
- a CDS encoding PEP/pyruvate-binding domain-containing protein: MKQIIFSKDYKIQSGDEQITGMKAWNLFHLQSIGLRVPDYAVVPAAIIIYEIESNPNEKPETIIDNYIFDDALLSSLKAYFGVDESKYFAVRSSGIAEDTGDKSFAGQYETLLYVPFNEIYNAIKKVWKSAYALRVKVYNAGESRIVPVSIIIQEMIDADVAGVGFGINPLDGNRTVKTISTLYGLGEGLVSGELLADTFTVKENNIEKQIAVKTEMLVFDIENKSGVKIVAVPEGKQNQASLSDAQIYEVAEVLNTLYKYFHKYQDIEFAYKNNILYLLQARPITSHVHVPDSGAKSTIWDNSNIIESYPGFTLPLTFSFIAKMYDSVYRQFSAIMGIRPSVIAANGEVYANMLGHIYGRVYYNLNNWYNALALLPGFSINAKFMEKMMGVKESFNTEEPKRAGLRDYMDVLRAIRFVLYNLFTVDKQRREFLEHFNKVITTYKQIDFSQRRPDELMNDYLEFEDTLVKKWKAPLTNDFFCMIYFGLLQKLVVKISGDEHSNLHNDLMAGSGDIVSVEPVMMGLELVSFIKQNILYKTLFEEKDNLKIWRMLHDEKYFELKQKIDKYLDRWGDRTVGELKLETITYRQKPEMYIQILKGYLKAESIRGVHTEPKVRKEAELFIYNKLKNKPIKKFFFNYIMGKARYLVSNRENLRYERTRGFAMVRNIFTEIGNKFYAEHLLENAADIFYLTQIEIFGAIKGTFVHSNLKDLVLLRKQMYLDFEKMNPAERIKSYGPLYAGNKMAAEKNMQILEGDLKGIPCCAGVVKAKVRVLTHPSEAEGLDGDILVTSSTDPGWVSLFPTASGILVERGSLLSHSAIVSREMGIPCVVGISGLLQRLKTGDWVEMDGSTGNIKILETI; the protein is encoded by the coding sequence ATGAAACAAATTATTTTTTCTAAAGATTATAAAATACAAAGCGGTGATGAACAAATCACTGGTATGAAAGCTTGGAATTTATTTCATTTGCAAAGTATAGGACTCAGAGTACCCGACTATGCAGTAGTTCCCGCAGCGATTATTATTTACGAAATTGAAAGCAATCCTAACGAAAAGCCAGAAACTATCATTGACAATTATATATTTGATGATGCACTGCTAAGTTCTTTAAAAGCATATTTTGGAGTAGACGAATCTAAATATTTTGCAGTAAGATCATCGGGAATTGCAGAAGATACTGGAGATAAATCTTTTGCAGGACAGTATGAAACTTTACTATATGTTCCCTTCAATGAAATATATAATGCCATTAAAAAAGTGTGGAAATCGGCATACGCACTTAGGGTAAAAGTATATAATGCAGGTGAAAGTAGAATTGTCCCTGTATCTATAATTATACAAGAAATGATTGATGCAGATGTCGCTGGGGTGGGCTTTGGTATCAACCCATTGGACGGAAATAGAACTGTGAAAACGATTAGTACTTTATATGGGTTGGGTGAAGGTTTGGTATCGGGAGAATTATTAGCAGATACATTTACTGTCAAAGAAAACAATATAGAAAAACAGATTGCAGTAAAAACTGAAATGTTGGTTTTTGATATTGAGAATAAATCAGGAGTAAAAATAGTAGCAGTACCCGAAGGCAAGCAAAATCAGGCTTCTTTGAGCGATGCACAAATTTATGAAGTAGCAGAAGTATTAAATACATTATATAAGTATTTTCACAAATACCAAGATATAGAATTTGCTTATAAAAACAATATATTATACTTATTGCAGGCTCGTCCTATTACTAGCCATGTGCACGTGCCTGATTCAGGAGCAAAATCCACCATTTGGGACAATAGTAATATTATAGAATCATACCCGGGTTTCACCCTGCCACTAACTTTTTCATTTATTGCGAAAATGTATGATAGTGTGTACCGGCAATTCAGTGCCATCATGGGTATTCGTCCCTCTGTGATTGCAGCCAATGGAGAAGTATATGCCAATATGCTGGGACATATATATGGACGTGTATATTATAATTTGAATAATTGGTATAATGCCTTGGCACTATTGCCTGGCTTTTCCATCAATGCCAAGTTCATGGAGAAAATGATGGGTGTTAAGGAATCATTTAATACGGAAGAGCCTAAGCGAGCAGGATTACGTGATTATATGGATGTGTTGCGTGCTATTCGATTTGTATTATATAATTTGTTTACGGTAGACAAGCAACGAAGAGAATTCTTAGAACATTTCAATAAGGTTATTACCACATATAAACAGATAGATTTCTCACAACGCAGACCTGATGAATTGATGAATGATTATCTAGAGTTTGAAGATACCTTGGTGAAAAAATGGAAAGCACCACTTACCAATGACTTTTTTTGTATGATATATTTCGGACTCTTGCAAAAATTGGTGGTGAAAATATCTGGTGATGAACATAGCAATTTACATAATGATTTGATGGCAGGATCAGGCGATATTGTTTCTGTGGAGCCTGTTATGATGGGGCTTGAACTTGTCTCCTTTATTAAACAAAATATATTATATAAAACTTTATTTGAGGAAAAGGACAATCTGAAAATATGGAGAATGCTTCATGATGAAAAGTATTTTGAACTCAAGCAAAAAATAGATAAATATTTGGATCGTTGGGGAGATAGAACGGTGGGCGAACTTAAATTGGAAACAATTACGTACCGTCAAAAACCAGAAATGTATATCCAAATATTAAAAGGATATTTGAAAGCAGAAAGTATTAGAGGTGTGCATACAGAACCCAAAGTGAGGAAAGAAGCGGAGTTGTTTATATATAATAAGTTAAAAAATAAACCCATTAAAAAATTCTTCTTCAATTATATCATGGGCAAAGCACGGTATCTAGTGAGCAATCGTGAAAACCTTCGCTACGAAAGGACCAGAGGTTTTGCCATGGTGAGGAATATTTTTACGGAGATAGGGAATAAGTTCTATGCAGAACATTTATTGGAAAACGCTGCTGATATTTTTTATCTAACACAAATTGAAATTTTCGGAGCCATTAAGGGAACATTCGTGCATAGTAATTTGAAAGATTTAGTTTTACTTCGCAAACAAATGTATCTCGATTTTGAAAAGATGAATCCAGCAGAAAGGATAAAAAGTTATGGACCTTTATATGCAGGCAACAAAATGGCTGCAGAAAAAAATATGCAAATTTTGGAAGGAGACTTAAAGGGAATTCCTTGCTGTGCAGGTGTTGTAAAAGCAAAAGTACGGGTATTGACACACCCTTCCGAAGCCGAAGGATTAGATGGAGATATATTGGTAACCAGCAGCACCGACCCAGGCTGGGTATCATTATTTCCAACTGCTTCAGGCATTTTGGTGGAACGTGGAAGTTTGCTCAGCCACTCAGCTATTGTCTCACGCGAGATGGGGATACCATGTGTGGTGGGTATTTCAGGACTATTGCAAAGATTGAAAACAGGAGACTGGGTGGAGATGGATGGTTCGACAGGAAATATAAAAATTTTAGAAACTATATAA
- a CDS encoding hydroxymethylglutaryl-CoA reductase — translation MSTSSEKARKLIELFTRIKPFEQVLEDLKLRESSGISPSIPGPISWSKEAWEHRLDFIKKEKNMELPFLTGVSKFEDTESLRGNIENYIGMTQIPTGIMGPLHISGTLAQGDFYVPMATSEGALVASYNRGAKASRLCGGITSVCLTEAVQRAPVFRFNSLSELGTFMFWVLDKIEVFREIVSKHSNHAKLEDFRLNMEGNQAVMIFDYTTGDAAGQNMVTICTDAVCHYIIEHLPIKPKQWYIESNYAGDKKATAVSFSSVRGKKVTAEAQITRQVVKEVLGSTPEDIAIYWQTSSVASVLSGSIGIQGHFANGLTAIFMACGQDVACVSEAFVGVTRMEVVGNGDLYLAVTLPSLMVGTVGGGTGLPTQRECLNLLDCVGPGSARKFAEICGATVLCGELSIAAAMASGNFSKAHKIFGRKK, via the coding sequence ATGTCGACAAGCAGCGAAAAAGCACGCAAACTTATTGAACTATTTACCCGTATCAAGCCTTTCGAGCAAGTACTCGAAGACTTGAAGTTGCGAGAAAGTTCAGGTATCAGCCCTTCCATTCCGGGTCCTATTTCTTGGAGTAAGGAAGCTTGGGAGCATCGTTTAGATTTTATAAAAAAGGAAAAGAACATGGAGTTGCCCTTTTTAACCGGGGTATCAAAATTTGAAGACACAGAATCTTTGCGGGGCAATATAGAAAATTATATAGGAATGACCCAAATACCAACTGGAATTATGGGGCCACTCCATATAAGCGGCACGCTTGCACAGGGCGATTTCTATGTGCCAATGGCTACTAGTGAAGGGGCGTTGGTGGCATCGTATAACAGAGGTGCAAAAGCATCACGGCTATGCGGAGGTATAACCTCGGTTTGCCTTACCGAAGCTGTTCAAAGAGCTCCTGTTTTTCGATTTAATTCATTGAGCGAATTGGGTACCTTTATGTTTTGGGTTCTGGATAAAATTGAAGTATTTCGCGAAATTGTAAGTAAACATAGCAATCATGCAAAACTGGAAGATTTCAGATTGAATATGGAAGGCAACCAAGCTGTGATGATTTTTGATTATACAACTGGCGATGCCGCAGGACAAAATATGGTGACGATATGTACTGATGCTGTATGTCATTATATAATAGAACACTTGCCCATAAAACCAAAGCAATGGTATATTGAAAGTAATTATGCAGGCGATAAAAAAGCTACCGCAGTTTCATTTTCGTCCGTGCGTGGAAAAAAAGTAACTGCCGAAGCACAAATAACGCGGCAGGTGGTAAAAGAAGTATTGGGTTCCACGCCCGAAGATATTGCTATATATTGGCAAACTTCTTCAGTAGCATCGGTATTGAGCGGAAGCATCGGCATTCAAGGGCATTTTGCCAATGGATTAACTGCTATATTTATGGCTTGCGGGCAAGATGTAGCATGTGTATCGGAAGCTTTTGTGGGTGTTACTAGGATGGAAGTTGTGGGCAATGGCGATTTATATTTAGCAGTTACTTTGCCCAGTTTGATGGTGGGTACGGTGGGTGGCGGAACTGGATTACCCACCCAACGCGAATGTTTAAATTTATTGGATTGTGTGGGGCCTGGTTCGGCACGAAAGTTTGCAGAAATATGCGGTGCAACCGTGCTCTGTGGCGAACTATCTATTGCCGCAGCAATGGCGTCTGGTAATTTTTCGAAAGCACATAAAATATTCGGAAGAAAAAAATAA
- a CDS encoding KpsF/GutQ family sugar-phosphate isomerase, translated as MLSPQEIIDNAKQTIRTEAAEILALEQHIDSGFADAVQCIIQSTGRVVVTGIGKSAIIGQKIVATLNSTGTPSVFMHAADAVHGDLGTLQQDDIIIAISKSGETSEIKVLTPLLKRAGNKLIAMVGNTNSYLATHADMLLNCTISTEACPNNLAPTSSTTAQLVMGDALAVALLSCRNFGPEDFAKFHPGGALGKKLYMKVGDIISSEKPIVNPDSPLKEVIYSISSGRLGATAVINGDKICGIITDGDLRRLIEKTDNLAGTTATNLMNTAPKQIEKNAMATEALELVREYKISQLLVTDSGKYVGLLHIHDLNREGII; from the coding sequence ATGCTCTCACCCCAAGAAATCATTGACAATGCCAAACAAACTATTCGTACCGAAGCTGCGGAGATATTGGCTTTGGAACAACATATAGATTCTGGTTTTGCAGATGCGGTACAATGTATTATACAAAGCACGGGAAGAGTAGTGGTTACGGGCATTGGCAAAAGTGCCATTATCGGGCAAAAAATTGTAGCTACGCTCAACAGTACGGGAACGCCCTCCGTATTTATGCATGCCGCCGATGCCGTGCACGGAGATTTGGGAACTTTGCAACAAGATGATATTATAATAGCAATTAGTAAAAGTGGGGAGACTTCCGAAATAAAAGTACTCACCCCATTATTGAAAAGAGCAGGCAATAAATTGATAGCGATGGTGGGCAATACAAATTCTTACTTGGCCACACATGCTGATATGTTATTGAATTGCACCATAAGCACCGAGGCATGTCCCAATAACCTTGCCCCCACAAGCAGTACCACGGCTCAATTGGTGATGGGTGACGCACTTGCAGTTGCATTATTATCATGCAGAAATTTTGGTCCTGAAGATTTTGCCAAGTTTCACCCAGGCGGTGCTTTGGGCAAAAAATTATATATGAAAGTTGGTGATATTATATCATCAGAAAAACCAATTGTAAATCCTGATTCACCTTTAAAAGAAGTTATATATTCCATAAGTAGTGGGCGGTTAGGTGCAACTGCGGTAATTAATGGTGATAAGATATGCGGTATTATAACCGATGGGGACTTGCGTCGATTGATAGAAAAAACTGATAATTTGGCTGGCACTACGGCTACGAATTTGATGAATACTGCTCCCAAGCAAATAGAAAAAAATGCTATGGCTACCGAGGCTTTGGAGCTAGTGAGAGAATATAAAATTTCGCAACTTCTAGTCACCGATTCAGGGAAGTACGTCGGCCTTTTGCATATTCATGATTTGAATAGGGAGGGTATTATATAA
- a CDS encoding HAD domain-containing protein yields MKVIFLDIDGVLNSMDHLDSLMKIKPYKKKLEQFDEITHEKFGEKFDFRCCNWLEYIIGATKAKIVISSSWKEIGIVGLKEMWIKRALPGEILDITKELKSSRGQEIDNWVIENNPSSYVIIDDTADFFLHQNKNLILTNSKFGLTRELSDLAIKILGT; encoded by the coding sequence ATGAAGGTAATTTTTCTCGATATTGATGGAGTTCTTAATTCCATGGACCATTTGGATAGCCTGATGAAAATAAAACCATACAAAAAAAAACTTGAGCAATTTGATGAAATTACTCATGAAAAATTTGGTGAAAAATTTGATTTTCGTTGCTGCAATTGGCTCGAATATATTATTGGAGCAACAAAAGCAAAAATTGTTATTTCATCAAGTTGGAAAGAAATAGGAATTGTTGGATTAAAAGAAATGTGGATTAAAAGAGCTTTACCAGGAGAAATACTGGATATTACCAAGGAATTAAAATCCTCCAGAGGACAAGAAATTGATAATTGGGTTATTGAAAATAATCCTTCATCCTATGTTATAATTGATGATACCGCAGATTTTTTTTTACACCAAAATAAAAATTTAATACTAACCAATAGTAAATTTGGACTAACAAGGGAACTATCAGACTTGGCAATTAAAATTTTAGGTACATAA
- a CDS encoding type II toxin-antitoxin system ParD family antitoxin, with protein sequence MARNTCVSLGNYFETFVDSSVSEGRFKNASEVIKAGLRLLEEEENKIRTLKIAINEGIESGIAEDFNPKLHLKSLKAKRKNG encoded by the coding sequence ATGGCACGAAACACCTGTGTTTCTTTGGGTAATTATTTTGAAACCTTTGTTGATAGCAGCGTTTCAGAAGGTAGATTTAAAAATGCCAGTGAAGTTATTAAAGCTGGTTTAAGATTATTGGAAGAAGAAGAAAATAAAATTAGGACACTTAAAATTGCCATAAACGAAGGAATTGAAAGTGGCATTGCTGAAGACTTCAATCCCAAACTTCATCTTAAATCTTTAAAAGCCAAAAGGAAAAATGGCTGA
- a CDS encoding type II toxin-antitoxin system RelE/ParE family toxin, giving the protein MAEYKLTKKAVEDLSKIWDYTYRAWSENQADKYYCQLLEVCQELVENHNLGSNYNDIGNEVLGCKSREHIIFYRILNNKVIEITRFLHIRIDLKNRIQE; this is encoded by the coding sequence ATGGCTGAGTATAAACTTACTAAAAAAGCTGTTGAAGATTTATCTAAAATTTGGGACTACACATATAGAGCTTGGTCTGAAAATCAGGCAGACAAATATTATTGTCAACTCCTTGAAGTTTGTCAAGAATTAGTTGAGAATCACAATTTGGGCAGCAATTATAACGACATTGGAAATGAAGTTTTGGGCTGCAAATCTCGCGAACATATAATTTTTTACAGAATTCTTAATAATAAAGTAATTGAAATTACTAGATTTCTTCACATAAGAATAGATTTGAAAAACAGGATTCAAGAATAA
- a CDS encoding XRE family transcriptional regulator → MIVEKTKTGFSAFSEEYPIFTAARSISELIDNSYEAANLYFVDDKIKITHDNLKLEIDFKHFFKYYKVLNSKFLANKIGKNPTLLSQYVQGHKKPSHTQTEKILSGVHQIGQELSEINLIYRR, encoded by the coding sequence ATGATTGTAGAAAAAACCAAAACGGGCTTTTCTGCTTTTTCTGAGGAATATCCAATATTCACTGCAGCTAGGTCTATTAGTGAGTTAATAGATAATTCATACGAAGCGGCGAATCTCTATTTTGTCGATGATAAAATTAAAATAACGCACGATAATTTAAAACTTGAAATTGATTTCAAACACTTTTTTAAATATTATAAAGTTTTAAATTCAAAATTTTTGGCTAATAAAATAGGAAAGAATCCTACTCTTTTGTCACAATATGTACAAGGTCATAAAAAACCCTCGCATACACAAACAGAAAAAATATTATCAGGTGTACATCAGATTGGTCAAGAACTTTCGGAGATAAATTTGATATATAGACGATAA
- a CDS encoding DinB family protein: MKQYFLRQIKSEIWANKMIADAIEKAHEPAERTLVLFSHILSAYSMWLSRINGTAITCTLFQDRTLAECKILMNEVFEGYTNHITNADENELNRIVHFTFPLDGSKRKMAVADALTHVVTHSFYHRGQIVTSLKGKIEPLPLTTYIAFASEMDS; the protein is encoded by the coding sequence ATGAAACAATATTTTTTAAGACAAATTAAATCAGAAATTTGGGCAAACAAAATGATAGCAGATGCTATTGAAAAAGCCCACGAACCTGCTGAGAGAACCTTAGTACTTTTTTCACATATACTATCTGCATACAGTATGTGGTTAAGCAGAATAAATGGTACCGCAATTACCTGTACACTTTTTCAGGATAGAACTTTAGCCGAATGTAAAATATTGATGAATGAAGTGTTCGAAGGTTATACAAACCATATAACAAATGCCGATGAAAATGAATTAAATAGAATCGTACATTTTACCTTTCCGCTTGATGGAAGCAAACGCAAAATGGCTGTCGCCGATGCCCTCACACATGTGGTAACACATTCATTCTATCACCGTGGGCAAATTGTAACAAGCCTAAAAGGAAAGATAGAACCATTACCGCTTACAACGTATATTGCTTTCGCAAGTGAGATGGATTCTTAG
- a CDS encoding class I SAM-dependent methyltransferase: MTRIELINQIFDQTDFTNYLEIGTEKGFSLLPIKCKNKISVDPFYKIKLRTKLKWLIKIPANFNNKYFEETSDDFFDKRKKVLQDFGSIDIAFLDGLHTFEASLNDVLNSLKYLNPKGIIIMHDCFPPHKAAGLPTRDFPRDDEQQVEGWTGEWCGDVWKTIVYLRTNLSEHLDVCVINTDYGLGIIRIKSKNDTDLSIDKKSFDEIDKMDYDAMIQNGASMIDLKNVDYAKKIIEEVAANFPKV; the protein is encoded by the coding sequence ATGACACGAATAGAATTAATTAATCAGATTTTTGATCAAACGGATTTTACAAACTACCTCGAAATAGGTACTGAAAAAGGATTTTCTCTATTGCCTATCAAATGCAAAAACAAAATCTCGGTAGACCCTTTTTACAAGATAAAATTGCGTACAAAACTGAAGTGGCTTATTAAAATTCCTGCTAATTTTAATAACAAATATTTTGAAGAAACAAGTGATGATTTTTTTGATAAAAGAAAAAAAGTATTACAAGATTTTGGCTCAATTGATATCGCATTTTTAGACGGTCTTCACACCTTCGAAGCTTCGCTAAATGATGTATTAAATTCACTTAAGTATTTAAACCCCAAAGGTATTATAATCATGCACGATTGCTTTCCACCCCACAAAGCAGCGGGCTTGCCCACTAGAGATTTCCCCCGTGATGACGAACAACAAGTTGAAGGTTGGACTGGTGAATGGTGCGGTGATGTATGGAAAACTATTGTATACCTACGCACCAATTTATCTGAGCATTTGGATGTATGTGTTATCAATACCGATTATGGATTGGGTATTATAAGGATTAAAAGTAAAAATGATACCGATTTAAGTATTGATAAAAAATCATTCGATGAAATTGATAAGATGGATTACGATGCTATGATACAAAATGGTGCATCAATGATAGATTTGAAAAATGTTGACTACGCAAAGAAAATCATTGAAGAAGTTGCGGCTAACTTTCCAAAAGTTTAA
- a CDS encoding DUF6496 domain-containing protein: MAKKAIDKVEKVMHEFKEGTLKSGKEGDGGIVKSRKQAIAIGLSEAREAGANVPKKKSK; this comes from the coding sequence ATGGCAAAAAAAGCAATAGACAAAGTTGAAAAAGTGATGCACGAGTTCAAGGAAGGCACTTTAAAATCGGGCAAGGAAGGGGACGGTGGGATTGTAAAAAGCAGAAAGCAAGCAATAGCAATTGGGTTAAGCGAAGCAAGGGAAGCAGGTGCCAATGTACCAAAAAAGAAAAGCAAATAA
- a CDS encoding SDR family oxidoreductase has product MQKTNPKKKLFKKQSQPHPGMEYKMDPLPIYDNDLLGSNKLLNKKCIITGGDSGIGRAVAIAFAKQGADIAILHLESEKRDANATAKYIQEKYHRNCIALAADISKEGNCKTAIHTLIKTFHSIDVLVNNAAVHYPVDDILKITTKQLIETFSVNIFSMFWLTKAVLPYMKKGSNIINTTSVTAYRGSGGLLDYSATKGAIVSFTRSLSANLMEKGIRVNGVSPGPVWTPLVPASFSSSQVEVYGTDTPMKRPAQPSEIAPAYVFLASDDASYISGQFIHVNGGEIING; this is encoded by the coding sequence ATGCAGAAGACTAACCCGAAGAAAAAACTCTTCAAAAAACAATCGCAGCCCCATCCAGGCATGGAATACAAAATGGATCCTTTGCCAATATACGACAATGATTTACTAGGAAGCAACAAACTCTTAAACAAAAAATGTATTATTACTGGAGGAGATAGTGGGATAGGAAGAGCAGTGGCTATTGCTTTTGCAAAACAAGGTGCAGACATTGCTATACTTCACCTTGAAAGCGAAAAAAGAGATGCAAATGCTACTGCCAAATATATACAAGAAAAGTATCATAGAAACTGCATTGCTTTGGCCGCTGATATTTCAAAAGAAGGTAATTGTAAAACAGCTATTCACACCCTAATAAAAACATTTCATAGTATAGATGTATTGGTGAACAATGCTGCCGTGCACTATCCTGTTGATGATATTTTAAAAATTACTACCAAACAATTAATCGAAACTTTTTCGGTAAACATTTTTTCAATGTTTTGGCTTACAAAAGCTGTGTTGCCATATATGAAGAAAGGTTCTAATATTATCAATACTACCTCGGTAACAGCCTATCGTGGAAGTGGGGGCCTGTTAGACTATAGTGCCACAAAAGGAGCCATAGTTTCATTTACACGAAGCCTTTCTGCTAATTTAATGGAAAAAGGAATACGGGTGAATGGTGTATCACCTGGCCCAGTGTGGACGCCTTTGGTACCCGCAAGCTTTTCCTCATCCCAAGTGGAAGTATATGGTACTGATACACCTATGAAACGACCAGCTCAGCCCTCGGAAATTGCACCTGCTTATGTGTTTTTGGCAAGTGACGATGCCAGTTATATTTCAGGGCAATTTATACATGTTAACGGTGGCGAAATTATAAACGGATAA
- a CDS encoding Ku protein translates to MKAIWKGAINFGLVNIPVKLYSATEQSNLDMDMVDSRDMSKIRFQRVNENTGKEVKWENIAKAYLLDGEFIMLEDADFEQAAPEKSKIIEVNHFIDEGEIDTIYFENSYYVEPEKSGEKAYALLHEALAKSGKVGIAQFVLRTAETITVLKPLNNILVLSKIRFAQEIRSTEDFNLPAKSVVKPAELKMAISLIEQYTEPFNIEKYKDEYASELLKVIKAKATGKKIRGPKLKVKYNKTDNLMDQLKASLSKKKVS, encoded by the coding sequence ATGAAAGCAATTTGGAAAGGAGCAATCAATTTTGGACTGGTAAATATACCTGTAAAACTATATAGTGCCACCGAGCAAAGTAATCTTGATATGGATATGGTTGATAGCAGAGACATGAGTAAAATTCGTTTTCAACGCGTAAATGAAAATACGGGGAAGGAAGTGAAATGGGAAAATATAGCAAAAGCATATCTGTTAGATGGTGAGTTTATAATGTTAGAGGACGCTGATTTTGAGCAGGCGGCACCCGAAAAAAGTAAAATAATTGAGGTTAACCATTTTATTGATGAAGGTGAAATTGATACCATCTATTTTGAAAATTCATATTATGTGGAACCAGAAAAAAGTGGTGAAAAAGCTTATGCGTTATTGCATGAAGCTCTCGCAAAATCGGGCAAGGTGGGCATTGCTCAGTTTGTGTTGCGGACAGCAGAAACAATAACCGTATTGAAACCACTTAACAATATTTTAGTATTGAGTAAAATACGATTTGCACAAGAAATACGAAGTACAGAAGATTTTAACCTCCCTGCAAAATCTGTGGTGAAGCCCGCTGAACTAAAAATGGCCATCTCACTTATTGAACAATATACAGAACCTTTCAATATTGAAAAATACAAAGATGAGTATGCCAGCGAACTGCTTAAAGTAATCAAAGCCAAAGCCACAGGCAAGAAAATTAGAGGCCCAAAACTAAAAGTAAAATATAATAAAACAGATAACCTCATGGATCAACTCAAAGCTAGTTTATCGAAAAAGAAAGTATCATAA